The Flavobacteriaceae bacterium 3519-10 genome includes a window with the following:
- a CDS encoding GTP-binding protein TypA/BipA, with translation MQIIRQKSLLLHRQKTIMQNIRNIAIIAHVDHGKTTLVDKIIHATSVFRENQESGDLIMDNNDLERERGITILSKNISVTYKDTKINVIDTPGHADFGGEVERVLKMADGVLLLVDAFEGPMPQTRFVLQKALELGLRPVVVINKVDKPNCRPDEVHDKVFDLFFNLNATEEQLDFPTFYGSSKQGWFNTSLDQTENIFPLLDGILEHVPAPEAKEGPLRMQIVSLDFSSFLGRIAIGKINQGSVKESEWIGLAQEDGKIVKGKVKELYVFEGLGKKKVQEVKAGDICAIVGFDKFQIGDSFVDLENPDPLPRTAIDEPTLNMTFSINNSPFFGKDGKYVTSNHLKERLMKELEKNLALKVEPTEDANTFLVFGRGILHLSVLIETMRREGYEMTIGQPQVILREIDGVKCEPYESMVVDVPEEFSSRVIDLATQRKGDLHIMETKGEMQHMEFEIPSRGLIGLRSQMLTATAGEAIMAHRFTEYKPFKGSIPGRLVGVLVSKTQGPATEYSIAKLQDRGKFFVDPGEEIYEGMIIGEQNKPGDLVVNIVEAKQLNNMRASGKDKDGSIAPKILFSLEECMEYIQGDEAIEVTPNFIRMRKKILSENERKRIERGAKG, from the coding sequence TTGCAAATTATCCGTCAAAAAAGTTTACTTTTGCACCGTCAAAAAACGATTATGCAAAACATTAGAAATATCGCAATTATTGCGCACGTTGACCACGGCAAGACCACTTTGGTTGACAAAATCATTCACGCTACCAGTGTTTTCCGCGAAAACCAAGAGTCCGGCGACCTTATCATGGATAATAACGACCTCGAACGTGAACGGGGAATTACCATCTTATCAAAAAATATTTCGGTAACTTATAAAGACACCAAGATCAATGTAATCGATACACCCGGTCACGCCGATTTCGGTGGTGAGGTAGAAAGGGTATTGAAAATGGCTGACGGTGTACTTCTTTTAGTGGATGCGTTCGAAGGCCCGATGCCACAGACGCGGTTCGTACTTCAGAAAGCACTCGAACTGGGTTTAAGACCCGTTGTAGTCATCAATAAAGTAGATAAACCAAACTGTCGTCCGGACGAGGTTCACGATAAGGTTTTCGACCTTTTCTTTAATCTTAACGCGACTGAAGAGCAACTTGATTTCCCAACATTCTACGGTTCCTCAAAACAAGGCTGGTTCAATACCTCATTAGATCAGACCGAAAATATCTTCCCGCTTTTGGACGGTATTTTAGAGCATGTTCCGGCTCCTGAGGCCAAAGAAGGTCCGCTGAGAATGCAGATCGTTTCTTTGGATTTCTCTTCGTTCCTCGGAAGAATCGCGATCGGAAAAATCAACCAGGGTTCTGTGAAAGAATCTGAATGGATTGGTTTGGCGCAGGAAGACGGCAAAATCGTAAAAGGAAAAGTAAAAGAATTATACGTTTTCGAAGGCCTTGGCAAAAAGAAAGTTCAGGAAGTGAAAGCAGGAGATATCTGTGCAATCGTTGGTTTCGATAAATTCCAGATTGGTGACTCATTCGTAGATCTTGAGAATCCGGATCCGTTGCCAAGAACGGCGATTGATGAGCCTACGCTGAACATGACGTTCTCGATCAACAACTCCCCTTTCTTCGGGAAAGACGGTAAATATGTAACTTCAAATCACCTTAAAGAAAGGCTGATGAAGGAGTTGGAGAAAAATTTAGCACTGAAGGTTGAGCCTACAGAAGATGCCAACACCTTCCTTGTGTTCGGTAGAGGTATCCTTCACCTTTCTGTTCTGATCGAAACGATGAGAAGAGAAGGTTACGAAATGACGATTGGCCAGCCACAGGTAATCCTTAGAGAGATCGACGGGGTCAAATGTGAGCCGTATGAATCAATGGTTGTTGACGTACCTGAGGAATTTTCTTCAAGAGTAATCGATTTGGCAACCCAGCGTAAAGGCGATCTTCACATCATGGAAACTAAAGGTGAAATGCAGCACATGGAATTCGAAATTCCTTCAAGAGGACTTATCGGATTGCGTTCGCAAATGCTTACAGCCACTGCGGGTGAAGCAATTATGGCGCACCGTTTTACGGAGTATAAGCCTTTCAAAGGGTCAATTCCGGGAAGACTGGTTGGTGTATTGGTAAGCAAAACCCAGGGGCCAGCTACTGAATATTCAATCGCAAAACTGCAGGACAGAGGTAAATTCTTTGTTGATCCGGGCGAAGAAATCTACGAAGGGATGATTATCGGTGAGCAAAATAAACCTGGCGACCTTGTTGTAAACATCGTTGAAGCCAAGCAGCTTAACAACATGCGTGCATCCGGAAAAGATAAAGACGGCAGCATCGCGCCGAAAATCCTTTTCTCACTTGAAGAATGCATGGAATACATCCAGGGCGACGAAGCCATCGAAGTAACGCCAAACTTCATTAGAATGCGTAAGAAAATTCTTTCTGAAAACGAAAGAAAACGTATTGAAAGAGGCGCGAAAGGATAA